One window of the Zea mays cultivar B73 chromosome 3, Zm-B73-REFERENCE-NAM-5.0, whole genome shotgun sequence genome contains the following:
- the LOC103650103 gene encoding uncharacterized protein isoform X2, with translation MENMSSDCGGSKRGIRFGFSWADEVEREELEQEEEERRRWDTEREQIKADPFGGARPLGVEHRRSEMEREKVKADPFGAARPREVVLAEKGVDWRARDCELDLRLRTAPRPRRSQKHAAATATSKGTVAAHGATPARGAPRDQDAAGAGRTPHPRGQRAAFSTPLPPTVSHSAWGGSKRKCAGEGPGPSRRVQTVDNQRKVFGELNVGEGCGSSIRTSNNKSCDSGGSQAEGIKSNMPAVADGENRCCRVTTTMVTATEVAQSAVAQKRKGGKRRNGKRSKKTPNQQQTPEFRIPQFSQIQQR, from the coding sequence ATGGAGAACATGAGCAGCGACTGCGGTGGCTCCAAGCGAGGGATCCGATTCGGCTTCTCCTGGGCTGACGAGGTCGAGCGTGAGGAGCTggagcaggaggaggaggagcggcGGCGGTGGGACACGGAGAGGGAGCAGATCAAGGCGGACCCGTTCGGCGGAGCGCGGCCGCTGGGGGTGGAGCACCGGCGGTCGGAAATGGAGAGGGAGAAGGTCAAGGCGGACCCGTTCGGCGCGGCGCGGCCGCGGGAGGTGGTGTTGGCCGAGAAGGGCGTCGACTGGCGCGCGCGCGACTGCGAGCTGGATCTCCGCCTCCGaaccgccccgcgcccgcgccgcagCCAGAAGCACGCGGCCGCTACGGCCACGAGCAAGGGGACCGTCGCGGCGCACGGGGCGACGCCCGCGCGTGGTGCTCCGCGGGACCAGGATGCCGCGGGCGCCGGACGAACGCCGCACCCGAGGGGGCAGCGCGCTGCCTTCTCCACGCCGTTGCCGCCGACGGTTAGCCACAGCGCTTGGGGCGGAAGCAAGAGGAAGTGTGCCGGGGAAGGGCCTGGGCCGTCGCGGCGAGTCCAGACGGTGGACAACCAGAGGAAGGTCTTCGGCGAGCTCAACGTGGGAGAGGGCTGCGGCTCCTCGATCAGAACCTCCAACAATAAGAGCTGTGACTCCGGTGGAAGTCAAGCCGAGGGAATCAAATCAAATATGCCCGCGGTTGCGGACGGTGAGAACAGATGTTGCAGGGTGACGACCACGATGGTAACCGCAACCGAGGTTGCTCAATCTGCTGTTGCCCAGAAGAGAAAGGGAGGGAAGAGGAGGAACGGAAAAAGATCCAAGAAGACTCCGAACCAGCAACAAACACCG
- the LOC103650103 gene encoding uncharacterized protein isoform X1: MENMSSDCGGSKRGIRFGFSWADEVEREELEQEEEERRRWDTEREQIKADPFGGARPLGVEHRRSEMEREKVKADPFGAARPREVVLAEKGVDWRARDCELDLRLRTAPRPRRSQKHAAATATSKGTVAAHGATPARGAPRDQDAAGAGRTPHPRGQRAAFSTPLPPTVSHSAWGGSKRKCAGEGPGPSRRVQTVDNQRKVFGELNVGEGCGSSIRTSNNKSCDSGGSQAEGIKSNMPAVADGENRCCRVTTTMVTATEVAQSAVAQKRKGGKRRNGKRSKKTPNQQQTPGHVLGCNQEFRIPQFSQIQQR; this comes from the coding sequence ATGGAGAACATGAGCAGCGACTGCGGTGGCTCCAAGCGAGGGATCCGATTCGGCTTCTCCTGGGCTGACGAGGTCGAGCGTGAGGAGCTggagcaggaggaggaggagcggcGGCGGTGGGACACGGAGAGGGAGCAGATCAAGGCGGACCCGTTCGGCGGAGCGCGGCCGCTGGGGGTGGAGCACCGGCGGTCGGAAATGGAGAGGGAGAAGGTCAAGGCGGACCCGTTCGGCGCGGCGCGGCCGCGGGAGGTGGTGTTGGCCGAGAAGGGCGTCGACTGGCGCGCGCGCGACTGCGAGCTGGATCTCCGCCTCCGaaccgccccgcgcccgcgccgcagCCAGAAGCACGCGGCCGCTACGGCCACGAGCAAGGGGACCGTCGCGGCGCACGGGGCGACGCCCGCGCGTGGTGCTCCGCGGGACCAGGATGCCGCGGGCGCCGGACGAACGCCGCACCCGAGGGGGCAGCGCGCTGCCTTCTCCACGCCGTTGCCGCCGACGGTTAGCCACAGCGCTTGGGGCGGAAGCAAGAGGAAGTGTGCCGGGGAAGGGCCTGGGCCGTCGCGGCGAGTCCAGACGGTGGACAACCAGAGGAAGGTCTTCGGCGAGCTCAACGTGGGAGAGGGCTGCGGCTCCTCGATCAGAACCTCCAACAATAAGAGCTGTGACTCCGGTGGAAGTCAAGCCGAGGGAATCAAATCAAATATGCCCGCGGTTGCGGACGGTGAGAACAGATGTTGCAGGGTGACGACCACGATGGTAACCGCAACCGAGGTTGCTCAATCTGCTGTTGCCCAGAAGAGAAAGGGAGGGAAGAGGAGGAACGGAAAAAGATCCAAGAAGACTCCGAACCAGCAACAAACACCG